The sequence TAGTCCACTACACTAATTAGAAGGAAAGGAGACAAAAGTGAGCTATAGTGACTTCTATCCGCCGTTTAGAATAACAGAAACTGACCGACCCCGTACGCCGCCTGGACTTCTTAGTAAGAACGAGAAAGACCGTTTGATAGAAAAAGGATTTCTCGGGCTTTACCGTTGGTACATGGCGCGCTCACAAGAAAAGCGAAACTGGAATCCGGATAAGTCCTTTAGCTGGACAGAAATGCAGAATAGTTTTTCTGATGATTTGATAACTGTTCTGCAAGGATTCTTTGCGGTTGAATGGTTTGTACCCGACTACACGGACACAGTTTTACGCTCTGTTCGAAAGAGCCACGGTAGAAGCCATTTTCAGCTTCGCTGGGGGTCAGAAGAAGAAAAGCATGCGGACACTTGGCTCAACGCACTTTTGTTTTCAAGAAGGCGAACCCCTGAATTCCTAGAAAAATACAAAAACGACCTGAGAAGCAACGAATACAAACTTCCCTGGGACAATCCTTTGCATAACATCGTCTACACGGTTTTCCAGGAACGTGCTACCCAGCTGAACTACCTCAACCTGGAAAGAATCGCCCGGGGTAGGTCAAGAAAAGATGTTCACGGCGTTGACTCAGATGATGTACTCGCACAAGTCGCAAATACAATTGCCAAGGACGAAGTCGCTCACTACCACTTTTTCCTTGAAGGAGTCAGACTTTTCCTTTACTACTACCCTGCCCAAACCCTAAGCGCGATCAGGGATGTCGTAGAGAACTTTGCCATGCCAGCGAATGAAATAATTCCAAATTGGCACGAGTTCGAAGAAACGGTCTACCGCTATGGAATCTATGGTCCCCGAGAGTTTGCCCGTGATGTAGTCCAGGTTGTTTTTAACAATCTAGGAATAGAAGGCAGAAAAGCTCTGGCGCGAGGGATCAAAGAAACACGTCTGGTGCCCGATCCAGATGGTAATCTACAACAAACTGCCATTTGGGACCTGTTTGATTACGGCGTAGTGGAAGGAGATGTTCAGCGTCTTCATAAAAGAATAG comes from Candidatus Campbellbacteria bacterium and encodes:
- a CDS encoding acyl-ACP desaturase produces the protein MIEKGFLGLYRWYMARSQEKRNWNPDKSFSWTEMQNSFSDDLITVLQGFFAVEWFVPDYTDTVLRSVRKSHGRSHFQLRWGSEEEKHADTWLNALLFSRRRTPEFLEKYKNDLRSNEYKLPWDNPLHNIVYTVFQERATQLNYLNLERIARGRSRKDVHGVDSDDVLAQVANTIAKDEVAHYHFFLEGVRLFLYYYPAQTLSAIRDVVENFAMPANEIIPNWHEFEETVYRYGIYGPREFARDVVQVVFNNLGIEGRKALARGIKETRLVPDPDGNLQQTAIWDLFDYGVVEGDVQRLHKRIARYESEIGFSEIDPTIFVPNPEIPS